Proteins found in one Fulvitalea axinellae genomic segment:
- a CDS encoding ROK family protein, translating into MANHIEFLGVDLGGTNIKIGVVDTEGNLLDKVKYPTAPLQESGDFITNFIEILGSELSKRPHISKVGIGVPGTLTKCRRTTLEFPNIKGLGGQPLMDKLEDAFPEKEIWLENDANAAALGELYFSRSPRPDHFIFVTLGTGVGGAVIMDREIFKGGDGNALEIGHVMVSNGMTLEQNFGKKGMVAYAQKLIDSGKYETGLISEDLYPKAIVKALPKGDVVAKKVFRKNAKYLGEALVGAVRLLDIKDIFIGGGVAASFPYFEAELMAYLREHLTEYYTISLSVRRAELGNNAGILGAASLCFQQGEKN; encoded by the coding sequence ATGGCTAATCATATTGAGTTTCTGGGTGTTGATTTGGGTGGGACGAACATTAAGATCGGGGTGGTGGATACGGAGGGTAATCTTCTGGACAAGGTGAAATACCCCACTGCGCCACTTCAAGAGTCAGGTGACTTTATTACTAATTTTATAGAGATACTGGGTAGTGAGCTGTCAAAACGACCACATATCTCGAAAGTGGGGATTGGAGTGCCCGGAACGCTTACAAAATGTCGTAGAACCACGTTGGAGTTCCCGAATATAAAAGGTTTGGGCGGACAACCTTTGATGGATAAATTGGAAGACGCATTTCCTGAGAAAGAGATTTGGCTAGAGAATGATGCCAATGCGGCGGCTTTGGGCGAGTTGTATTTCTCCAGATCTCCACGTCCCGATCATTTTATTTTTGTAACTCTCGGCACAGGTGTTGGTGGTGCTGTGATAATGGACCGTGAGATTTTCAAAGGGGGCGACGGAAACGCCTTGGAAATTGGCCATGTGATGGTGAGTAATGGGATGACTCTGGAGCAGAATTTCGGAAAGAAGGGAATGGTTGCCTATGCCCAAAAGCTGATTGATAGCGGGAAGTACGAAACGGGACTGATTTCAGAAGACTTGTATCCTAAAGCAATAGTGAAGGCTTTGCCTAAAGGTGATGTGGTAGCGAAGAAGGTTTTTCGAAAGAACGCCAAATATTTAGGTGAGGCATTGGTTGGAGCTGTTCGGTTGCTGGATATTAAGGATATTTTTATCGGAGGTGGAGTGGCGGCATCTTTTCCATATTTCGAGGCCGAGTTGATGGCATATCTGAGGGAACATTTAACGGAATATTATACGATAAGCCTATCTGTTAGGCGTGCGGAGTTAGGAAACAACGCCGGGATTCTTGGTGCGGCTTCGTTATGTTTTCAGCAAGGCGAGAAAAACTAA
- a CDS encoding family 65 glycosyl hydrolase domain-containing protein, translating into MKDYIQYNDWSIVEEGFHAEDNRISESIFSIGNGRMGGRGNFEETYTGDSMLGNYVAGVYYPDKTRVGWWKNGYPEYFAKVLNATNWIGIGVKIEGEELDLHTAKVLEFRRELNMQKGYLHRTFKAELPSGKVVSVDAKRFLSIVDDECGAIRYSVKAENFSGKIEFRPFIDGDIANEDSNYDEKFWNEVAVAAGDDEAYVVLETKKTFFHVATGMKWAVSLNGTPQSPSAEGKTKEKYAENIFSLDVTEGDEVVFDKFACNVSSENHKKEDLLEWAKTHVGKAFDKGFEKMLAEQAEAWAEKWEWSDISIDGDVAAQQGIRFNIFQLNQTYTGRDDRLNIGPKGFTGEKYGGVTYWDTEAYCVPFYLCTADPEVTRKLLVYRYKHLEKAIENAEKLGFENGAALYPMVTINGEECHNEWEITFEEIHRNGAIAYAIYNYIRHTEDKAYLAEYGLEVLLGITRFWTQRVNWSENLNKYVMLGVTGPNEFDNNVDNNWYTSYIAMWCLKYTAESLEWVKENNPARFDEIVAKTNLDVKGETEKWAHIRENMYLGYDEERGIFLQADGFLNKEQILVKDLDPKFLPIVHNWSWDRILRSNFIKQADVLQGIYMFEEDFDLETVKRNYDFYEPRTVHESSLSPCVHNIIAALIGDEERAYSFYLRTSRLDLDDYNEDTKDGLHITSMAGTWMSVVEGFGGKRIVDGELVFKPMLPSNWTSYSFKIQFKGSLLRLSVFADKVELENLSDKETTVKIYGEEVTVPAQSKSEVKR; encoded by the coding sequence ATGAAAGATTATATACAGTACAACGACTGGAGCATCGTGGAAGAGGGATTCCACGCTGAGGATAACAGAATTTCCGAATCCATTTTTAGTATCGGCAATGGCCGTATGGGAGGCCGTGGTAATTTTGAGGAAACTTATACGGGTGATTCCATGCTTGGCAACTATGTGGCCGGTGTATATTATCCGGACAAGACTCGTGTAGGTTGGTGGAAGAATGGTTATCCTGAGTATTTCGCTAAAGTTTTAAACGCGACAAACTGGATTGGAATCGGCGTTAAAATTGAAGGCGAGGAACTGGACCTGCATACGGCGAAAGTATTGGAGTTTCGTCGTGAGTTGAACATGCAGAAAGGATACCTCCACAGAACTTTCAAGGCTGAGCTTCCATCAGGAAAGGTTGTTTCTGTAGATGCGAAACGCTTTTTAAGTATTGTGGATGACGAATGCGGAGCGATTAGGTATTCTGTAAAAGCGGAGAACTTTAGCGGAAAAATTGAGTTCCGTCCGTTCATCGATGGGGATATCGCTAATGAGGATTCTAACTACGATGAGAAGTTCTGGAATGAAGTAGCGGTTGCGGCAGGCGATGATGAAGCGTATGTTGTATTAGAGACAAAGAAAACGTTCTTCCATGTAGCTACAGGTATGAAATGGGCGGTTTCGCTTAACGGGACACCTCAATCACCAAGCGCTGAAGGAAAGACGAAAGAAAAATATGCCGAGAACATCTTCTCGCTGGATGTAACTGAAGGTGATGAAGTCGTTTTCGATAAGTTTGCCTGCAACGTGTCTTCTGAAAATCACAAAAAAGAAGACTTGTTAGAATGGGCCAAAACCCATGTAGGGAAAGCGTTTGACAAAGGTTTTGAGAAAATGTTGGCCGAACAGGCGGAAGCTTGGGCGGAAAAATGGGAGTGGTCAGATATTTCTATTGATGGAGATGTTGCCGCCCAACAAGGAATTAGGTTTAACATTTTCCAGTTGAACCAGACTTACACAGGGCGTGACGATCGTTTGAATATTGGGCCGAAAGGTTTCACTGGCGAAAAGTATGGCGGTGTTACATATTGGGACACCGAAGCTTATTGCGTTCCGTTCTACCTGTGTACGGCAGATCCTGAGGTGACGAGAAAACTTCTGGTTTACCGCTACAAGCACTTGGAAAAAGCCATTGAGAACGCTGAGAAGCTTGGTTTTGAAAATGGAGCGGCTCTTTACCCAATGGTTACAATCAATGGTGAGGAATGCCACAACGAGTGGGAAATTACCTTTGAGGAAATCCATAGAAACGGCGCGATCGCATATGCGATTTATAATTATATCAGACACACGGAAGATAAGGCGTATCTTGCGGAATATGGCCTTGAAGTGCTGTTGGGTATCACAAGATTCTGGACACAGCGTGTCAACTGGTCGGAGAACCTGAACAAGTATGTAATGCTTGGCGTGACAGGCCCGAATGAGTTCGACAATAACGTTGACAACAACTGGTATACGTCGTACATCGCTATGTGGTGTTTGAAATACACTGCTGAGTCATTGGAATGGGTGAAGGAGAATAATCCTGCGCGTTTTGATGAGATTGTAGCGAAAACGAACCTGGATGTAAAAGGCGAAACTGAAAAGTGGGCTCATATTCGTGAGAATATGTATCTGGGCTATGACGAGGAGCGTGGAATCTTCTTGCAAGCGGACGGCTTCTTGAACAAAGAGCAGATCTTGGTGAAGGATCTGGACCCTAAATTCTTGCCGATTGTCCATAATTGGTCGTGGGATAGAATCTTGCGTTCGAACTTCATTAAGCAAGCCGATGTGCTTCAGGGAATCTATATGTTTGAAGAGGACTTCGATCTGGAGACTGTCAAGCGTAACTACGATTTCTACGAGCCTAGAACAGTGCATGAATCGTCTTTGTCGCCATGTGTGCACAATATTATTGCGGCCTTGATCGGTGACGAAGAAAGAGCGTATTCGTTCTACCTCAGAACATCGCGTTTGGACCTGGATGACTATAACGAAGATACCAAAGACGGCTTGCACATTACGTCAATGGCCGGAACTTGGATGTCGGTGGTTGAAGGTTTTGGCGGGAAGCGTATTGTGGACGGCGAGTTGGTATTTAAACCAATGTTGCCAAGCAATTGGACTTCTTACTCGTTTAAGATTCAGTTCAAAGGTTCATTGTTGAGGCTCAGTGTTTTTGCTGATAAAGTTGAGCTTGAAAACCTTTCTGATAAGGAAACGACTGTTAAGATTTACGGAGAGGAAGTAACGGTACCTGCTCAAAGCAAGTCTGAGGTTAAGAGATAA
- a CDS encoding aminopeptidase has translation MTDPRIEKLAHNLINYSVSLKPGEKVLIESIGLQTALVNALVKAAYEAGGLPFVEIKEPKVERTLRMGATKEQYELKAEYEGKVMKDMDAYIGLRAGDNVSELSDVPAEQTEIYNSTVLKKVHFDIRVPKTKWVVLRYPTSSMAQLANTSTEAFEDFYFDVCTLDYAKMGKAMDALSALMDRTDKVRITGPGTDLSFSIKDIPSVKCAGLRNIPDGEVFTAPVKDSVNGTISYNAQSPYQGFTFENVKLTFENGKIVEATSNDTERINRIFDTDEGSRFVGEFAIGVNPYIMHPMGDILFDEKIGGSFHFTPGQAYKEAYNGNDSNIHWDLVCIQREEYGGGEMYFDDVLIRKDGVFVLPELEALNPENLK, from the coding sequence ATGACTGACCCAAGGATAGAAAAACTTGCACATAACCTGATTAATTATTCTGTTTCGTTAAAGCCGGGCGAAAAAGTACTGATAGAAAGTATTGGCTTGCAAACCGCTTTGGTCAATGCGCTGGTAAAAGCGGCGTATGAGGCGGGCGGGTTGCCTTTTGTTGAGATTAAAGAGCCGAAGGTGGAGCGAACCCTAAGGATGGGAGCCACAAAGGAACAGTATGAGCTGAAAGCTGAATATGAGGGGAAAGTCATGAAAGACATGGACGCTTATATCGGTTTGAGAGCGGGAGATAATGTGAGCGAGCTGTCGGATGTGCCGGCGGAGCAAACGGAGATTTATAACAGCACCGTACTTAAGAAAGTGCACTTTGATATCCGTGTGCCGAAGACCAAGTGGGTTGTTTTGAGGTACCCAACTTCGTCGATGGCCCAACTGGCGAATACTAGCACTGAGGCGTTCGAAGATTTTTATTTCGATGTTTGTACGTTGGACTATGCCAAAATGGGCAAAGCCATGGACGCGTTGTCTGCGTTGATGGACAGAACGGATAAAGTTAGAATTACGGGCCCGGGCACGGATTTGTCATTCTCGATCAAAGATATTCCATCCGTTAAATGCGCTGGCTTGAGGAATATTCCTGACGGGGAGGTTTTCACGGCACCGGTAAAAGATTCTGTAAACGGAACGATCAGCTACAACGCCCAGTCTCCGTATCAAGGGTTTACTTTTGAGAACGTAAAGCTGACGTTTGAAAATGGTAAAATCGTGGAGGCAACGTCAAACGACACTGAAAGGATCAACAGGATTTTTGATACGGACGAGGGCTCTCGTTTTGTCGGTGAGTTTGCGATCGGTGTGAACCCGTATATCATGCACCCGATGGGAGATATTCTTTTTGATGAGAAAATCGGGGGCAGTTTCCACTTCACGCCAGGTCAGGCCTATAAAGAGGCTTACAACGGCAACGATTCGAATATTCACTGGGACTTGGTGTGTATTCAGCGTGAAGAATATGGAGGAGGAGAAATGTACTTCGATGATGTCTTGATTCGTAAAGACGGGGTCTTTGTACTTCCGGAATTGGAAGCGCTGAATCCTGAGAACTTGAAATAA